In Candidatus Dormiibacterota bacterium, the genomic stretch GGAGAGCCCGAGAACGCCGAAAACGCAGAGAAGCTGCTCGAATCGCTCTTCTTCGACGAGAAGCGGTACGATTTGGCCGGCGTCGGGCGTTATAAGCTCAATGGCAAGTTCCACTACCGGATGGAGAATCCGGATGTGGACGAGCGCTTAAACCAGCCCACGATTGCCATCAACGAATACCACGGGCTCGAAGAGCCGACGATCGCCACGCGTTGCCTGATGCGCAGCGACATGATCGCGGTGATTCGCCGGCTGATCAAAGTCGCCACCGGCGTCATCGCTAAGGACGACATCGATCACCTCGGCAACCGTCGCGTGCGGTCGGTCGGCGAACTGCTCCAGAATCAGTTCCGCGTCGGCCTGTTGCGCTTGGAGCGCGTCGTTCGCGAGCGCATGACGGTGCAAGACATCGAAACGGTCACGCCGCAGGCGCTGATCAACATCCGCCCGGTCGTCGCCGCGATCAAAGAGTTCTTTGGCTCCTCGCAACTCTCGCAGTTCATGGACCAAACCAACTCTCTGGCCGAGCTCACCCACAAACGCCGGCTCTCGGCGCTTGGACCGGGTGGTCTTTCGCGCGAACGCGCCGGCTTCGAAGTCCGCGACGTGCATCACTCGCACTACGGACGCATCTGCCCGATCGAGACGCCGGAAGGCCCGAACATCGGGCTGATCGGCTCGCTCGCGACCTTCGGGCGCGTCAATCGCTTCGGCTTCATCGAGACGCCGTACCGCGTGGTAGAGAACGGCATCGTCACCGACGAGATCGTGTATCTCACGGCGGATCGGGAAGACGAATACATCATCGCTCAGGCGAACACGCCGCTCGATCCCAAGGGAAAGATCGAGTCGGATTCGGTCGTCTGTCGTTACGCCGAAGAGTACATCGAGGAACCTGCAGCGCGCGTTCAGTTAATGGACGTGTCGCCCAAGCAGATCGTCTCGATCGCGACGGCGCTCATTCCGTTCCTCGAGCATGACGACGCAAACCGTGCCCTCATGGGTGCGAACATGCAGCGTCAGGCCGTGCCGCTGCTTCGGCCCGATGCGCCGATCGTCGGTACCGGGATGGAGTATCGTGCGGCAAAGGACTCAGGTTCGCTCATCGTCTCCGACGTCGCGGGCGTGGTCACCAACGTGGATGCAAAGGGCATCACGCTCAAGATCGAAGACGGTACCGAAAGGCACTTCGATCTGCTCAAGTTCGTGCGCAGCAACGCCGGCACGTGCATCAACCAGCGCCCGATCGTCGCCTTGGGCGAAAAGATCGCCGCCGGCCAGGTGCTCGCCGACGGACCGTCGTCGCAAGACGGCGAGCTGGCCCTCGGCCAGAACGTGCTCGTCGCGTTCATGCCGTGGGAAGGGTACAATTACGAAGACGCGATCTTGATCAGCGAACGCATGGTCAAAGAAGATCGCTTCACCTCGATTCACATCGAGGAGTACGAGTGCGAAGCGCGCGATACGAAGCTCGGGCCCGAAGAGATCACGCGCGATATCCCCAACGTCGGCGAAGATGCGCTCAAGGATCTCGACGAGCGCGGCATCATTCGCATCGGTGCGGAAGTGCGTCCGGAAGACATCCTGGTCGGTAAGGTAACGCCGAAAGGCGAGACCGAGCTTACCGCCGAGGAACGTCTCCTGCGCGCCATCTTCGGCGAGAAGTCGCGTGAAGTTCGCGACACCTCGCTCAAAGTACCGCACGGCGAAAAAGGCAAGATCATCGACGTCAAGGTGTTCTCGCGCGAAAACGGCGACGAACTCTCGCCGGGCGTGAACCATCTGGTACGCGTCTACGTCGCGCAGAAACGCAAGATTCTGCAGGGCGATAAGATGGCCGGGCGCCACGGTAACAAGGGCGTAATCGCCAAGGTCCTGCCCGAAGAAGATATGCCGTACATGGAAGACGGCTCGCCCGTGGATATCGTGCTCAATCCGCTCGGCGTCCCCTCGCGTATGAACCTCGGTCAGATCATGGAAACGCATCTCGGTTGGGCCGCTCGCATGCTTGGGCTGCAAGTCGCAACCCCGGTCTTCGACGGCGCGCACTCCGAAGATATCGCCGAGTGGCTGCAAGACGCCGGATTACCGTCCGACGGCAAAACGTGGCTGCGCGACGGTCGCACGGGCGATCGTTTCAGCCGCCCGATCACGGTCGGCATGATCTACATGCTCAAGCTCGCGCATTTGGTCGACGACAAGATCCACGCGCGTTCTACGGGCCCGTACTCGATGATCACGCAGCAACCGCTCGGTGGTAAGGCCCAATTCGGCGGCCAGCGCTTCGGCGAAATGGAAGTCTGGGCGCTCGAAGCCTACGGTGCGGCGTACACGCTACAGGAACTCTTGACCGTGAAATCCGACGATGTCGTCGGACGCGTCAAGACGTACGAAGCCATCGTGAAGGGCGAGAACGTCATGGAACCCGGCGTTCCGGAATCGTTCAAGGTCCTCATCAAGGAGCTGCAGTCGCTAGCGCTCGACGTCAAGGTGCTCACCGAGAATCGCGAAGAGGTCGACATCAAGATCTCCGACGACGATATGGGCGAGCGCGAGCGCCAGGAGATCGGTCTGCTCATGGGTGACGACCAGCCGGTCGTCTCGCAAACGGCGGTCGCCGCCAGCGAGGCAGTTGCCGAAGCCGTCGCCGAGGGCGCGTTGGAAGGCGCCATCGCGGAGCCCGAAGAGGAAGAGGAAGAGGAAGAGATCGACGACAGCAAGCCGCTGGACGCGATCGCTCCGCTCCCCACGGCCCCTCCGGTGCGCGAACTCGAAACCGACGAAGTGTTCGAAGTAGAAAAAGACGCTGCCGAGGACGACGTTCCTGAAGGCGTCCAAGGCTACGAACTCGAGGAAGAAGAGGACGAGGTCTACGAAGCCGACCGCGACACGTTCGAGGAAGACGAAGAGACGCCGTTCAACGAAGGCAACACGACCGAAGAAGACTTCTAGTCTTCCCAGAGCGGATGCAAATGCAAAAAGGTCCGGCGATTTCGCCGGACCTTTTGCGTTGCTGCAAGAAGTCGCGCGCATGGAGATTCGTCTTGCGCATGCCCAAGATCGATCGGCGATCCTGGCCCTCACCGGTCGCTTTGCCGAGTTCGAGTTGCCTTCGTGGCGAACGCCAGACGAGGTCAATGCGGGGACGCGACGCCAAGTCGAGCGGGCACTCGCTCAAGTCTCGGATAGGTCGCAAGTTTTGGTCGCTACCGAAGCCGGGCGAGTCGTCGGCTTTGCATGGATGCTCGTGATTCAGGATTTCTATCGCGGTACCGATATGGCGAAGCTCTCGGAGATCGCGGTCGCCGAAGATGGACGCGGGATCGGCTCGGCGCTCATCGCTGCGGCGGAGGAGTGGGCGCGCGAGCGTGGCCTGGGCATGCTCGTGCTCAACGTGATGAATGGGAATCTCCGCGCTCGCCGTCTATACGAACGCTCCGGTTTTGCGGCGGAGTATAGCATGATGGCAAAGCCGCTATAGGCCAAAGAGCGTCATAAAGGCTCATACGCCTCGGCAGGCGCGCAGCCTACGGTAGTGAAGAAGAAAGGGTGCTCGGATTGCGGGAACCCGGTGCGATTCATCCGCGAAAGACGGCCATCTATGTGGCGGTTTTTCTGTTATTGTGGCCGCTGGCCAACTACCTGGCCTGGCATACGGCCCTCGTTCCGGGCATCGGATCCTGGTCGATCGACGCCGCGCTCGACGTATTGCTTTTTCTCATGCTTGGCTGGCGATGGTCGCCGCTGATTGCGGTTGCGATAGCTCTGCGAATCGCGATAGGGAACGCGCCGGGTATCTCGCTAGCCGGTCAGATCGTAGAGCCGGCGATCGCCGGAGCCGGTTACGGTATAGCCACGTGTTGGTTGCTCCAGCGCATGCGCGTTCGGTTTCCGCTCGCAAGCCTGCGCGAAGTGGCCCTGTTCAGCGGGTTGCTCGTCCTAGCGGCACCCATCGTGATCAATCTCGTCGAAATGCTCGTCGCGGTCGCTTTTCACGACCTCACGTGGGAACGTGCGTTGATTCATTACGTGCGGTTCTTCTCAGGCGACGCCGTCGCGATCATCGTCATCGTGCCCGCCGTTACCGCCTTCGCGGACTGGAATGCCATGCGGACGTCGCTGTTGACGCGGCGCCCCCACGCGGGGCGCGAGCTCGTGCTCGCATCGATTACGACGGCGATCGTGGTGTGCGCCGCCTTTGTGATTCGTCCCGTTGTGGGAACCCCCGCACTAGAACTCGCCTTCGTGCCGCTGGCGGTCTTAGCGATCCGGTTCGGCATGGGCGGAGCGATCGTGGGCATCGTCGTCACCGATATATCCTCGACGGTGCTGCACTTTGCGTTTAATACGACGAACCTGGATAACACCGAATATCAGATGTTCTTGCTCGCGTCCGCGCTGATGTCGCTCTTATTGGGGGCGGTATCTGCGGAGCGCGACGCGTTGACGGTACGTTTAGAGCGGCGCGCGTTCGTGGACGAACTCACGGGCCTCCCGAATCGCGAGCCGCTGATCGAATGGATCGAGCGGCATTCGGACGCTTCGCTCATCCTGGTCATTCTCGATATCGACGATATGCGGCTGCTGAACGAGGGAGTGGGCCGCGTCAACGCCGACCGCGTGCTTGCAGACCTTGCCGTCCGGTTGCGCACGGGACTGCCGACGTCGTACTACGTAGCGCGATTGAGCGCCGACGAGTTCGCGGTCGCACTGGTGGACGATCGTAGCCCCCACGCGCTGCTGGCCGAGCTACGCGGATTCTTCGAGGCGCCGTTCGATGTCGAGGGATCGCGCATCTTCGTCTCGGCCTCGATCGGAGCGGTTCGCATGGTGCGATTTAGCTCTGCCGACGACGTGCTACGCAAGGCCGATCTGGCACTGCACCATGCGAAACGCACGCCTACTCGCGGCGTCGTTTACTCTCCGGAATTACAGGCCGGCGCCGCACCTTCACTCGTCGGCGAACTGCATCGCGCGGTCGAGCGCGACGAGTTCGTGCTGTTTTTCCAACCGATTTTTGCCTACGACAAAGAAGCGCAGTTTTGGCGCGTGGCCGGAGCCGAGGCGCTCCTGCGGTGGGCTCATCCCGAACGTGGCATCGTCACGCCGGACAGTTTCATCGACATGCTCGAGCGGTTGGCGATTAGCGAACGTGTGGGCTGGAACGTCGTGGATCGGAGCCTCGCTCAGGCGGCGATATGGCGCGCGACTGTCCCGGACTTCAAAGTGTGGGTCAATCTTTTTGGAAGACAAGCCGTCGACCGGGATTGTTCCCGGCGCATCGGCGAGGCCATTTTGCGCGCCGGCCTTCCGAGCGACGTGCTCGTCGTCGAAATCTCGGAGCGACTCGTTGCCAGTGACGAACGCGAGGTTGCGGCGCTCGTGCAATCCTTGCGGCGCATCGGGGTGATGACCGCGATCGACGACTTCGGTACCGGCGGATCGACGTTTGGGCGCGTCAGCGACGTCCCGGCCGAAATTCTGAAAATCGATCGGACCTTCGTCAACCGCAGCGAGGTCGACGCCAAGGCAAAAGCGGTGGCTACCACGATCGTTCGATTGGCCTCGGAACTCGGTATGACCGTCCTTGCCGAAGGCGTCGAGAACGCCATGCAAGTCGAGGCGATGCTCGACATCGGCTGCTACTTGGCCCAGGGCTATGCCCTGGGCCATCCGCTTCCGGCCGATCTGTTTACTCGGACGGTACTCGACGTGAGCATCGCGATCTAGCTGCCCGCGAAGACGCGGTACGCTCCAAGCTTTCCATCACTATCGACCCGGACCACGACGTTTAGGCTACCCTTATCGAAGTTCGCGCGGTAGGTGTATTCGTTCTTCGCCGGATCGCCGGCGACGTACGTGAGCCCTTTGTAGGCGCCGAGCGCGTGCATTTTATCCGAGAGCATCCCGACTTCGCCGCGCGAGACCTGGGATTGGAGCGGCCCATCGAGTTGGGCGGCCACGCTCTGCGCGTCGTTATTGTAGACGTCCTTCGTCACGCTATCCGCCGCGCGTGCGGCGGTGCCGGAAGCCGCCATCGCGCCGCACGCCGGGAGCGCCGCCAATAAGGCGACCGAGAGCCAGCGGCGCAGCGACATTAGATCGTTCCCCATCCGTACGACGTCATGGCGACTTGCCGGACGCCGCGACCCTTGGGATTGGGTACCTGCGAGACGCGCGTGTCCGCGAAGGAGCGATGGACGTTGAGTGCGGCGAGTTGATGGCGTTGTTGGCCGATCACCTCGTGCTGGTAGGCGATCTCTTTCTTGAGTTCGCCGTTAACCGCGACTTCTTGGTCGTATGCGTGCTGCTCCTGACTGTATGCCGCATAGGCGTTGTTACGCTGTTGCGAAAGAGCCGCTTGCTGACGGTCGTACTGCGCGTACTTTTCGTGGACTTTCCGATTATGTTGAATGATGAGGTAGGTTGCGGCCGCGCCCCCTAGCAAAAGGATGTTTCTCGTACTGGCCGCTCCGTTAGCGCTTGCCGGCTGGACCGGAGCCACGACCGCGAGAACGGCGAACAGTAGCGCTCCGGCCATCGAGCGTCGAACGATCTTGAGCATAGAAAACTTCCTCCTAGGTTGAATCATCTCTCGGGGCTTTCCCGATCCAGGCTGCAACGAAACGTGCGCTTGCGAAATGCGTGCGTTAGCGGCAACGATCGGAACGACGTGCCGGTTGCTTGGCCGAGAGCGGAATTTCAAGGCCGATCGATGCGATCGCCGGCATCGCGTAACGGTCGATGCTCGAGAGGTAGTGGGCGCCGGTGATGTTTTGAATGCCGGCGACCAAGCGCATGCCCCGGGCCAGCGGAACGATGGCGTGCGCGCCGGCGACGATAGCCGTGCCCAATGGTTGCGCGTTGAGGTCGTCGGCAAATGTCTG encodes the following:
- a CDS encoding GNAT family N-acetyltransferase, with the translated sequence MEIRLAHAQDRSAILALTGRFAEFELPSWRTPDEVNAGTRRQVERALAQVSDRSQVLVATEAGRVVGFAWMLVIQDFYRGTDMAKLSEIAVAEDGRGIGSALIAAAEEWARERGLGMLVLNVMNGNLRARRLYERSGFAAEYSMMAKPL
- the rpoB gene encoding DNA-directed RNA polymerase subunit beta translates to MFPMPTGAFTIEQPPDPGPKRSRYTFAKISDVLEVPNLIELQKASFDWFKNDGLGDAFASISPIKDFTGNLILEFGEHSLGEPKYSIEECRERDMTYSAPLRVRVRLITAESGEIKGIPDQEIFMGDFPLMTDKGTFMINGAERVIVSQLVRSPGVYYSQDSDTNSRPTYNATIIPNRGAWIEFETDNGTKNDETEGTIGVRIDKNRKIYVSTFIRALSRPDLGYDWESDEAILALFDGSPLVQNSIDKDKDIKTREDALKEIYKKLRPGEPENAENAEKLLESLFFDEKRYDLAGVGRYKLNGKFHYRMENPDVDERLNQPTIAINEYHGLEEPTIATRCLMRSDMIAVIRRLIKVATGVIAKDDIDHLGNRRVRSVGELLQNQFRVGLLRLERVVRERMTVQDIETVTPQALINIRPVVAAIKEFFGSSQLSQFMDQTNSLAELTHKRRLSALGPGGLSRERAGFEVRDVHHSHYGRICPIETPEGPNIGLIGSLATFGRVNRFGFIETPYRVVENGIVTDEIVYLTADREDEYIIAQANTPLDPKGKIESDSVVCRYAEEYIEEPAARVQLMDVSPKQIVSIATALIPFLEHDDANRALMGANMQRQAVPLLRPDAPIVGTGMEYRAAKDSGSLIVSDVAGVVTNVDAKGITLKIEDGTERHFDLLKFVRSNAGTCINQRPIVALGEKIAAGQVLADGPSSQDGELALGQNVLVAFMPWEGYNYEDAILISERMVKEDRFTSIHIEEYECEARDTKLGPEEITRDIPNVGEDALKDLDERGIIRIGAEVRPEDILVGKVTPKGETELTAEERLLRAIFGEKSREVRDTSLKVPHGEKGKIIDVKVFSRENGDELSPGVNHLVRVYVAQKRKILQGDKMAGRHGNKGVIAKVLPEEDMPYMEDGSPVDIVLNPLGVPSRMNLGQIMETHLGWAARMLGLQVATPVFDGAHSEDIAEWLQDAGLPSDGKTWLRDGRTGDRFSRPITVGMIYMLKLAHLVDDKIHARSTGPYSMITQQPLGGKAQFGGQRFGEMEVWALEAYGAAYTLQELLTVKSDDVVGRVKTYEAIVKGENVMEPGVPESFKVLIKELQSLALDVKVLTENREEVDIKISDDDMGERERQEIGLLMGDDQPVVSQTAVAASEAVAEAVAEGALEGAIAEPEEEEEEEEIDDSKPLDAIAPLPTAPPVRELETDEVFEVEKDAAEDDVPEGVQGYELEEEEDEVYEADRDTFEEDEETPFNEGNTTEEDF
- a CDS encoding EAL domain-containing protein — protein: MLGLREPGAIHPRKTAIYVAVFLLLWPLANYLAWHTALVPGIGSWSIDAALDVLLFLMLGWRWSPLIAVAIALRIAIGNAPGISLAGQIVEPAIAGAGYGIATCWLLQRMRVRFPLASLREVALFSGLLVLAAPIVINLVEMLVAVAFHDLTWERALIHYVRFFSGDAVAIIVIVPAVTAFADWNAMRTSLLTRRPHAGRELVLASITTAIVVCAAFVIRPVVGTPALELAFVPLAVLAIRFGMGGAIVGIVVTDISSTVLHFAFNTTNLDNTEYQMFLLASALMSLLLGAVSAERDALTVRLERRAFVDELTGLPNREPLIEWIERHSDASLILVILDIDDMRLLNEGVGRVNADRVLADLAVRLRTGLPTSYYVARLSADEFAVALVDDRSPHALLAELRGFFEAPFDVEGSRIFVSASIGAVRMVRFSSADDVLRKADLALHHAKRTPTRGVVYSPELQAGAAPSLVGELHRAVERDEFVLFFQPIFAYDKEAQFWRVAGAEALLRWAHPERGIVTPDSFIDMLERLAISERVGWNVVDRSLAQAAIWRATVPDFKVWVNLFGRQAVDRDCSRRIGEAILRAGLPSDVLVVEISERLVASDEREVAALVQSLRRIGVMTAIDDFGTGGSTFGRVSDVPAEILKIDRTFVNRSEVDAKAKAVATTIVRLASELGMTVLAEGVENAMQVEAMLDIGCYLAQGYALGHPLPADLFTRTVLDVSIAI